The genomic segment TCAGGATATCGGGTCGCGGGGGGCAAACCGCTGCTATGCATTGTATTTGGTTTTGGGGTGGTGATCATTCTGGTGCAGGTGCTGATTGCAGCACGGGTGTTGCCAGAAGTGGGGTAATGATAAAGGGGCTGCGATTAGCCCCCTTTATCATCAGTGCAAGCAACAGCTCTTAAACTTCTTCCCGCTGCCGCACGGGCAGGGATCGTTGCGCCCAACCTTCGCGCCATTCACCGTCGGCTTGTGCGCGACCGGCTGCTGCGGGTTTTCCACCCAGTAGTTGTACAAACGTAGCGCCGCTGGCTGAATGCTCTCGATGCTGGCGGTATACTCCTCTTCGGTCAACGCGTCCAGCTTGTCGCTGTTTTCAACCGATCCGTGTAGCGCAATAACGTCCAGACTGGCCTTCAGCTCCTGTGGCAAGGAAGACCAGTCGGTCAGTGCCACACCGCGCATGTAGCCATAGCACCACTCTTCAACCACGGTAAAGCTCTGGCCGTCGACATCGTTATAACCAAACAGTGGCTCAAACTGATCGGGGTAATCGCTCAGGCGTTCAGCAATATCGTTCATATGCTTAAAGCAGAGATCGATAAAACGGTTCATCTCCCGATCGTTTTTCCAGCGTGGGATATGTTTCTCACCCCCCCATACCGCCACCAGCCAGGCATCAGGTTCAACAACCACTGGGCCGGAAAGCACTGCGGTAAGCATGCCGTCAAGTTCGGACACGTCAACCACGGACGCATCTTCATGACCATAAGACATTAACGTCTCTTCCAGCCACGCCATTTCGCTTTCATTTAATGGGCCTTCAGCCATTGCAGACACTCCTGATACTTAAAGAAAAAGATCCTGGCATAGATCGCCGCCCATGCCTATCTGAAGTTTAGGCCTTTATTTCTGGATAAACGTGCAAATCGTGATGCTTGCACAACTTATGGGCTTTGTTGTTAACGGGATGTGATCTCCGCTGTAATTTCCATCTATCCCGCAGGACGGTGCTCTCTATTCAACAGGTCGCAACTCAGTCAATGGGTTAATCAATCTGGCAGCGATTTTGCTTAATTTTCTGCGCGCCTTTCAGCGCAAGGAAACCTCGCCGTAGAAAAGAAACGCGAAAAGATTACAAAAAGTACTCTCGGTTTTTGGAAAAATGGACCCCGACAGCATCAAGCCTCAGCACATCAGTCAGTACATGGGTAAGCGCGGCGTGGCTGCATGGAGATCGCATATCTTTGCCTTACGCGGCAGGGGGATGTGCTGGGACTGCAGAAATCGCAACTGCTGCCAGAAGGGATTTTTATTCGCCAGGGCAAGACCGCCGCAAAACAGATCAAGGCATGGTCCGATCGCCTGGCGGCCGCTGTCAGGTTAGCGAGCTCGCTGCCGCTTAAGGACGGGCTTTCCAGTATCTACGTCCTTCATCAGCAAAATGGCCGTAGATACACGCGAGATGGTTTCAATAGCAGGTGGCAGCAGACAAAAGAAGAAGCGCAGAAAAAATTCCCTCATCTCCTTTTTAATTTTACTTTTCACGATTTAAAGGCGAAAGGCGTTTCAGATCTGGATGGAAGTCTGCAGGAAAAACAGCAAATTTCCGGGCACAAAACCATCACTCAGACCGCTCGCTACGACCGCAAAGTGAAAATAGTGCCAGTGGTCGGCGGGCAAAAATGAGGAATGATGTTAGGAAACATGTTGGGAAAAGGGATTTTGGCATAAAAAAACCGCCTTGTAGGGCGGCTTTACGACACTGCTTATCATTGATTTTATTTTACTTTCCCCATGGTAGCCGGAGTGGGACTTGAACCCACACAGCGCGAACGCCGAGGGATTTTAAATCCCTTGTGTCTACCGATTCCACCATCCGGCCAGGGAAGAAAGTGGAGGCGCGTTCCGGAGTCGAACCGGACTAGACGGATTTGCAATCCGCTACATAACCGCTTTGCTAACGCGCCTTAAATTCTGTCTCTTTCGACCTGCACCCGCAATTGCCGATACATCTGAACTGGAGCGGGAAACGAGACTCGAACTCGCGACCCCGACCTTGGCAAGGTCGTGCTCTACCAACTGAGCTATTCCCGCATGATACCAGGTTAACACCTTACTGATTGCTAACATCCTGATTTCATTATCGTCCGGCTAACTGTGCCGCCGTTCGATGCGTTGCATTCTACTGATATGACGTTGTGAGTCAACGTTATTTTTTGCATCCCCGGATCGTTTGCTGAAAATTACGGCGAAACGATCACTGTTCAAGCAAATCGCCGCGTGCAGCGTTCAAATATTGCAGCATTGACCACAGAGTCAGCACCGCAGCCACCCACAGTAGACCAATCCCCGCCCACTCAACCCAGGCGTTCGGACGCCACAGCATCCAGACCAGAGAGGCCATTTGCGCGGTGGTTTTGACTTTGCCGATCCAGGAGACCGCCACGCTGCTGCGTTTACCCAGCTCCGCCATCCACTCGCGCAAGGCAGAAATAATAATCTCGCGGGCAATCATGGTTGCGGCAGGCAGCGTCACCCACCAGGTGTGATAGTGCTCGGCCACCAGCACCATCGCAATAGCCACCATCACTTTATCAGCGACAGGATCGAGGAAGGCGCCAAAACGGGTGCTTTGATTCCAGCGGCGCGCCAGATAACCGTCAAACCAGTCCGTGACCGCAGCCACCAGGAAAATCAGCGCACAGGCAAAAGGGGCCCAGACAACCGGCAGGTAAAATGCCAGTACAAAGAACGGGATAAGGACCACACGAAAAAGTGTGAGCAACGTAGGGATATTAAATCGCATAATGACGGTAACTGTTTGTTGTCAGTAAAATTTAGCTCTATGTTGCTACAGAGCACTCAATGTTTCAACGAGTAGTAGATTTTTTCTGCCAGCGCTTGCGAAATACCCGGCACTTTTGCAATTTCCTCCATGCTGGCATTGAGTAATCCTTGCAATCCGCCCATATACTTCAACAACATCTGGCGGCGTTTTGGCCCAACGCCTTCAATGGTCTCCAGCGTACTGGTATTTTTTACCTTCGCCCGTTTTTTACGGTGCCCGCTAATCGCATGATCGTGCGACTCATCACGAATGTGCTGGATAACATGCAGCGCCGGGGAATCTGGCGGCAGGCTAAAGCCCTCGCCTTCCGGTTCGAAGAAGAGCGTCTCCAGCCCGGCTTTACGATCGGCCCCTTTCGCCACGCCTAATAATAAGGGATGCGTTTTATCCCAGCCCACATCCAGCGATTCAAATACGGCTTTGGCCTGACCCAACTGCCCTTTCCCACCGTCGATGAGAACAACGTCCGGGATTTTGCTCTCTTCGATGGCTTTACCATAACGACGACGCAGCACCTGGTTCATTGCCGCATAATCATCCCCCGGGGTGATCCCGGTAATATTATAGCGACGATACTCGGCACGCAGTGGCCCATTGGCATCAAACACCACACAGGATGCGACGGTCTGCTCACCCATCGTATGGCTGATGTCAAAACACTCCATGCGTTTGATCCCAGGCAGCTTCAACAGCTCTGCCAGAGCGGTTAAGCGCTGGTTCACCGTGGCGTGTTGAGAGAGTTTAGTGGTGAGCGCGGTGGCCGCGTTGGTTCGCGCCAGCTTCAGATAGCGCGCGCGGTCGCCGCGGGGTTTCGTCTGCACATTCACCCGCCGCCCCGCCAGGCTGGAAAGCGAATCGGCCAGCAGGGTTTTATCGGCGAGCGTAAAGTCGAGCAGGATCTCCGAGGGCAGCGTGCGCATCTGGCTCCCCTGTAGATAAAACTGGCCGACAAAGGTTTCAACCACTTCGCCCAGTTCTGTACCACCAGGCACTTTTGGAAAATAGCTACGGCTGCCGAGCACTTTGCCCTGACGTATAAACAGCACATGGACACAGGCCAGCCCCGCATCATAAGAAACACCGATAACGTCAAGTTCGTCGCCGGTGTTGGAGACGAACTGTTTCTCCGTGACTCTGCGCACGGCCTGGATTTGGTCGCGGGT from the unidentified bacterial endosymbiont genome contains:
- the uvrC gene encoding excinuclease ABC subunit UvrC; the encoded protein is MIEAFDSKAFLKTVTTQPGVYRMYDAGGTVIYVGKAKDLKKRLSSYFRSNLASRKTEALVALIQNIDVTVTHTETEALLLEHNYIKLYQPRYNVLLRDDKSYPFIFLSGDTHPRLAMHRGAKHAKGEYFGPFPNGYAVRETLALLQKIFPVRQCENSVYRNRSRPCLQYQIGRCLGPCVAGLVSEEEYAQQVDYVRLFLAGKDDQVLTQLIARMEKASVALEFEEAARTRDQIQAVRRVTEKQFVSNTGDELDVIGVSYDAGLACVHVLFIRQGKVLGSRSYFPKVPGGTELGEVVETFVGQFYLQGSQMRTLPSEILLDFTLADKTLLADSLSSLAGRRVNVQTKPRGDRARYLKLARTNAATALTTKLSQHATVNQRLTALAELLKLPGIKRMECFDISHTMGEQTVASCVVFDANGPLRAEYRRYNITGITPGDDYAAMNQVLRRRYGKAIEESKIPDVVLIDGGKGQLGQAKAVFESLDVGWDKTHPLLLGVAKGADRKAGLETLFFEPEGEGFSLPPDSPALHVIQHIRDESHDHAISGHRKKRAKVKNTSTLETIEGVGPKRRQMLLKYMGGLQGLLNASMEEIAKVPGISQALAEKIYYSLKH
- the pgsA gene encoding CDP-diacylglycerol--glycerol-3-phosphate 3-phosphatidyltransferase translates to MRFNIPTLLTLFRVVLIPFFVLAFYLPVVWAPFACALIFLVAAVTDWFDGYLARRWNQSTRFGAFLDPVADKVMVAIAMVLVAEHYHTWWVTLPAATMIAREIIISALREWMAELGKRSSVAVSWIGKVKTTAQMASLVWMLWRPNAWVEWAGIGLLWVAAVLTLWSMLQYLNAARGDLLEQ
- a CDS encoding YecA family protein → MAEGPLNESEMAWLEETLMSYGHEDASVVDVSELDGMLTAVLSGPVVVEPDAWLVAVWGGEKHIPRWKNDREMNRFIDLCFKHMNDIAERLSDYPDQFEPLFGYNDVDGQSFTVVEEWCYGYMRGVALTDWSSLPQELKASLDVIALHGSVENSDKLDALTEEEYTASIESIQPAALRLYNYWVENPQQPVAHKPTVNGAKVGRNDPCPCGSGKKFKSCCLH